One part of the Rutidosis leptorrhynchoides isolate AG116_Rl617_1_P2 chromosome 1, CSIRO_AGI_Rlap_v1, whole genome shotgun sequence genome encodes these proteins:
- the LOC139885953 gene encoding purple acid phosphatase 18, whose translation MVPNKLKLLLPLTAVLILITAVTVNADYVRPPPRKTLHFPWDPKPSSQPQQVHISLAGDKHIRVTWITSDSSSPSLVEYGTSPGKYTFKGFGDATSYSYLLYRSGTIHHTVIGPLEHNTVYYYRCGGQGPELSFKTPPSEFPVTLAVAGDLGQTGWTKSTLDHIDLCEYDLHLLPGDLSYADYIQSKWDTFGELVQPLASARPWMVTQGNHEKENIPFFKDGFVSYNSRWKMPYEESGSTSNLYYSFEVAGIHAVMLGSYTDYDENSDQYNWLKADLSSVDRKITPWLLVLFHVPWYNTNYAHQGEGNKMMEAMEPLLYAAGVDIVFAGHVHAYERSKRVYNGKSDPCGAVHVTIGDGGNKEGLQTKYKDPSPEWSVFREASFGHGELKIVNSTHAFWSWHRNDDDEPVRSDQVWLTSLISSGCASKERKEAREILWAP comes from the exons ATGGTGCCAAATAAGCTGAAGCTACTGTTACCGTTAACGGCGGTTCTAATCCTAATCACCGCCGTAACCGTCAACGCCGATTACGTCCGGCCACCGCCTCGAAAAACTTTACACTTCCCTTGGGATCCAAAGCCTTCATCTCAACCTCAACAG GTGCATATATCCTTGGCTGGGGATAAACACATTCGCGTTACATGGATTACTAGCGATTCATCTTCACCTTCACTCGTTGAATACGGAACATCACCCGGAAAATACACTTTTAAGGGTTTCGGAGATGCAACTTCTTATAGCTATTTATTGTATAGATCCGGGACTATACACCACACCGTTATCGGACCACTCGAACACAACACCGTTTACTATTACAGATGTGGCGGTCAAGGACCCGAGCTCAGTTTCAAAACACCACCATCTGAGTTCCCGGTTACATTAGCCGTAGCCGGTGATTTAGGTCAAACGGGGTGGACTAAGTCAACATTGGACCACATTGACTTATGTGAATATGATTTGCATCTGCTCCCTGGTGACTTATCTTATGCTGATTATATACAGAGCAAATGGGATACGTTTGGTGAACTGGTGCAGCCACTTGCTAGTGCAAGGCCATGGATGGTTACACAAGGGAATCATGAAAAGGAGAATATTCCTTTTTTTAAGGATGGGTTTGTATCGTATAATTCTAGGTGGAAAATGCCTTATGAAGAAAGTGGGTCAACCTCGAATCTTTATTATTCCTTTGAAGTTGCAGGGATTCATGCTGTAATGCTTGGTTCGTATACAGATTATGACGAAAACTCTGACCAATACAACTGGTTAAAG GCGGATCTCTCATCAGTTGACCGAAAAATAACACCTTGGTTACTTGTATTATTTCATGTGCCGTGGTATAACACTAATTACGCACATCAAGGTGAAGGAAACAAGATGATGGAAGCAATGGAGCCGTTactttatgctgctggtgttgataTTGTGTTTGCGGGCCATGTGCATGCTTATGAACGCTCG AAACGCGTGTACAATGGCAAATCTGATCCGTGCGGTGCTGTCCATGTGACAATTGGAGATGGAGGAAACAAAGAAGGATTACAAACCAA GTACAAAGACCCATCACCAGAGTGGTCCGTGTTTCGTGAAGCGAGTTTTGGTCATGGTGAGCTGAAGATAGTGAACTCGACTCATGCATTTTGGAGTTGGCACAGGAACGATGATGATGAACCCGTGAGGTCTGATCAGGTATGGCTGACATCATTGATTAGTTCAGGGTGTGCTTCTAAGGAAAGAAAAGAAGCTAGAGAAATACTTTGGGCACCTTAA
- the LOC139885954 gene encoding glycylpeptide N-tetradecanoyltransferase 1-like, giving the protein MADNGSSTDDTKDQNTSSLEIVNNDVSLDELSSEVQDTLTLSQKHKFWETQPVGQFKDLRDNSLPEGPIEPPTPISEVKQEPYNLPNLYEWVTCDMDSEETCAEVYNLLTNNYVEDDENMFRFNYSKEFLRWALHPPGYYKTWHIGVRVKSSKKLVAFITGIPARMRVRTEIVSMAEVNFLCVHKKLRSKRLAPVMIKEVTRRVHLENIWQAAYTAGVVLPTPITSCQYWHRSLNPKKLIDVGFSRLGPRMTMSRTMKLYKLPDSTVTPGFRKMELCDVPSVTRLLRAYLMQFVVAPDFDELDVEHWILPKDDVVDSFVVESPETHKITDFCSFYSLPSSILGHPTHSTLKAAYSYYNVSTETPLLQLMNDALIVAKQKDFDVFNALDVMNNETFLKELKYGPGDGKLHYYLYNYRIKNILRPSELGLVLL; this is encoded by the coding sequence ATGGCAGACAATGGTTCTTCGACTGACGATACCAAAGATCAAAATACTTCGTCTTTAGAGATCGTTAACAACGATGTATCACTCGACGAGTTATCAAGTGAGGTTCAAGATACTCTCACTCTTTCACAAAAGCATAAGTTTTGGGAAACACAACCCGTGGGTCAGTTTAAGGACCTACGGGATAATAGCCTACCAGAAGGCCCAATTGAACCTCCTACCCCAATCTCTGAAGTGAAACAAGAACCTTATAATCTCCCGAATCTTTACGAGTGGGTCACATGTGATATGGACTCTGAGGAGACGTGTGCAGAGGTTTATAACCTTCTTACAAACAATTATGTAGAGGATGATGAAAACATGTTTAGGTTTAATTACTCAAAAGAGTTTCTTCGGTGGGCCCTTCATCCTCCAGGTTACTACAAGACTTGGCACATTGGTGTTCGTGTGAAAAGTTCTAAAAAGCTTGTGGCTTTCATAACTGGGATTCCTGCTCGAATGCGGGTTCGAACTGAAATTGTTAGCATGGCAGAAGTTAATTTCTTGTGCGTTCATAAGAAGCTCAGGTCAAAAAGATTGGCCCCTGTTATGATCAAAGAGGTCACCAGGAGGGTTCATTTGGAGAATATATGGCAGGCCGCTTATACAGCAGGTGTTGTTCTTCCTACACCGATAACTTCGTGCCAATATTGGCACAGATCTTTGAACCCCAAAAAGCTTATTGATGTTGGGTTTTCAAGACTTGGCCCGAGAATGACAATGAGCAGGACAATGAAGCTGTATAAGTTACCAGATTCGACAGTTACACCTGGTTTTAGAAAAATGGAGCTTTGTGATGTTCCTTCTGTGACCCGACTGCTCAGGGCTTACTTGATGCAGTTTGTGGTTGCACCCGACTTTGATGAACTTGATGTGGAGCATTGGATTCTTCCAAAAGACGATGTTGTTGACAGTTTTGTTGTTGAAAGCCCCGAGACTCATAAGATCACTGATTTCTGCAGTTTTTATTCACTGCCATCATCGATTCTTGGTCACCCGACTCACTCAACTTTGAAGGCAGCTTATTCTTACTATAATGTTTCAACTGAAACTCCTTTACTTCAGCTGATGAATGATGCTCTTATTGTGGCAAAACAAAAGGATTTTGATGTTTTTAATGCGTTGGATGTGATGAATAATGAAACTTTTTTGAAGGAATTGAAATACGGGCCTGGTGACGGTAAGCTTCACTACTATCTTTATAATTATAGGATTAAGAATATCTTAAGACCTTCAGAACTTGGGCTTGTACTTTTGTGA